A segment of the Arachis hypogaea cultivar Tifrunner chromosome 5, arahy.Tifrunner.gnm2.J5K5, whole genome shotgun sequence genome:
attagTGTTCTAGATACACttgaaattttttctattttatgtaCATGtaacatttttgtttttcatttcaataggTCCCATGCCCTTAAATGCCCACATGATTTAGTACCatccttatttatttgttatgtACCACTCTAATCTGAATGAATGGTTttagggaggcaaaagaaaaaaatgtaaaatgtcttgttaaaaattaaaataaaaagaatgttGATGACATAGATAGAAATTCTTGAAAGATGAGCTTGAATGTCATAAAATTTGAAGTTAATTTTATTCAACTCAATCTATCTAGAATCTTAGCTTATATAGGTTGGGACAAGATGACCACCAAGCATGTATTTTTTCTATTTTGCCATAAGTTAAAAGGACTActggcaaatactccagaagatAGAAAAGGACTAGTGTCGCTTTCACAATAAATAACGTTTATAACTGGATACAGTTGATGGTTGAGCTTTTATGTGGTTGTACCTTATTTTGCTTACTTTGCTAAACTTCATAGTACAATCATATATGCATGTGTTctataaataaaagaattgtgCAAGTAGCATTACCTGAAGTTAACATTTCCTTTTCACTTTAATGTGATGAGGTTTTTTAATTTTCACATCTTGGGTCAAGCAGTTTAATTTGAATACACAAGATATTAACTGAAATTGTTAAATccgctttttttttaaatattacatatatgtataaaaagaaaaattataaaaaaaaatttagttaattaatattagtcaaaagtttttatttaaatttttttattctttataaagaatttaatatttagaatttataatttaacgtttaaaattatgaatttataTTAGGATCtagaatttaatatatatatatatatatatatatatatatatatatatttaaaacatTGGTTGATATTGGCCATGAAGAATTAACTCTCTAGCATTAAAATGTGATGTCCCATTAACTCATACCTTATTTAGCTTTttttagaaatagaaaaagattgTGTGTAATTTAGTGTAATGGTTAATTAGTATGTTTTTTTAACAtggattttaatttaattttgttattttaaataacaATTCGGATCCTCAATTtgagaaataataaaatttgtagagAAATTCGAGTGTCAGATTTTATAGTGCACAAATCAAAAAGTCTGatttgtattaaaataatttttttcattataaaataaatcaaagagtCCAATTtgcacattaaaaaaaattaatgctaaAATATAAATCTAATGGTCAAGTTTGTAtgtttaaaagttttaaaataataaaaaataaatctaacTCTCAGatttacatatttaaaaaaattaaaaattataaatctaaccCTTAAATTTATCTTcttcacataaaaaaaaatttaccaagTTTTAACATTGGTGGAAAACAACACTGAAATGGCAATACCAAAATTAAAAAGTGACCTTGACCCTATTTACATATATGTCAAGTagtacaacttttttttttttttggcctcATGTCAACTAACACAACTTGTCTCCCTTTTTTTccttaactctttattttgttttttcgtCATTGAATTGGGCTATGTGGTATGGGTTGACAAGTTTTCATACTTTGCTAATCTCTCACAAACATAAAAAGCGCAATAGACCATAAGCTTGGCCCAAAATTTTGCAGATTGTATTCTAGGTCTATATTGTAGTTCAAAGGCTAATTTCtgattgttatttttttgttGGGCTTAAAGCCTCTTTGTTaacccaaaaaaaatatattgtaatTCGTAGTGCATTACATCCAAAAACAAAATCTAGCTCATTATGCAACAGAAAATATAACCAAAATAAATAGAGATAATTCACCAacaatacccaaaaaaaaaaaaagagagagagataagcaataaaatcaaatgaACCATGGCTCATTATCCCAAAGTAACGTTCTTCTgttccgcgacggattagtccttaacctgtcgGGTTGGAGGATATCGTTTGGCTAAACAAAAAAAGATATATTCTTTTGTTGCATGAAAAATCATGTGCTAATTGCTAAGTTAATAATGCagcaattaaccaaaattaaTACATTAGTTTTAAATGAATATATGATGATTTTCCTCGTTGCTTGAGAACCTTGAAAAAATGATCATGGTATGTGATGCTTGATTTCAGGTAGATGAATCAGAAGACAATTCATCATGGAAGGCAATTGGGTATTGTGGACCTGATCCAGAATTCAAATCACAGTTGAAAGACCATTTCTTGCAAGGAAAAtcaagaggaagagaagaagaaaatgatgatgatgatgttgaaaatGCCATAGGACCACTTTACAAAGGATTAGTCCATCTCAACAACCCAAGAGACATCACTGTAGATGCTCTAAGAAGACATGGATTCGGGGTTTCGATGATCCGTCGGAAGCCTAAAGTTGCTCCTAAATTGTGTTCCCCTTCATTGGTTATCCAATGTGATGCAGTGGTGGTTGGTTCTGGCTCTGGTGGTGGTGTTGTAGCTGGTGTTCTTGCAAAAGCTGGTTACAAGGTTTTGGTGTTGGAAAAAGGAGGATATTCTGCTAGGAACAATCTTacccttcttgaaggtccaaccaTGGATCAAATGTACCTCAATGGTGGTATGGTTGCAACTGATGATATGAGTGTGCTCATACTTTCAGGTTCTACTGTTGGTGGAGGCTCTGCAATTAATTGGTAAGTATCTATCATACACAAATATCAAATGTGTATCTGTATTGAATATTACTACCTTAAATTCCTTAAATGTGTGACCAAGTTGtatttatcatattatattaGGTCAGCATGCATCAAGACCCCTGATCATGTGTGCAAGGAGTGGAGTGATGAGCATCATTTGGAGTTGTTTGAGAGTGATCTGTATAAAGAAGCAATGGAGGTTGTTTGTGAAAGCATGGGAGTTCAATCAGATATTGAAGATGAAGGATTCAACAATGCTGTATTGAGAAAAGGGTGTCAAGAAATGGGGTATCCTGTGAGCAACATTCCTAGGAATTCGCCATCGGATCACTACTGCGGTTGGTGTTGCTTGGGTTGCAAGGATGGGAAGAAGAAAGGGACCTCAGAAACATGGCTTGTGGACTTGGTTAAATCAGGCAACGGAGCGATTCTTCCAGGTTGCGAGGCGATAAAAGTCTTGCACAAGAAAAAGagaggaaaagatagaaaaattgcAAGTGGGGTGGCGTTTGAATTCGAATACAGAGGAGCTAAGGACATATGTGTGGTGGAGTCTAAGGTGACAATTGTAGCATGTGGAGCACTTAGTACTCCAGAGTTACTAAAAAGAAGTGGCTTGAAGAATGATAACATAGGGAAAAATTTGCATCTTCACCCGGTGACAATGGCTTGGGGATACTTCCCGGATAAACCCAGTTCTGAGGTGTGGCCTGAGGCAGAGAAGAGAAGCTTTGAAGGAGGGATAATGACAGCCATGTCGCCGGTTGTTGCAGAGTTTGAGAAATCTGGATATGGAGCCGTGATCCAAACACCTTCACTGCATCCTGGTATGTTCTCAATTGTCATGCCATGGGTTTCCGGGACTGATATTAAAGATCGAATGCGAAAGTTTTCAAGAACTGCTCATATCTTTGCACTAGCAAGGGATAAAGGATCAGGGACAGTGGATTCCCCAGCCCGAATAAGTTATCATATGGAAGATTTAGATGAACATAATTTACAAATGGGAGTTGAAAAGATACTAAGGATTCTGGCAGCAGCAGGAGCTGAAGAAATTGGAACACATCACGTCAATGGAAGAAAATTGAATGTAAAGCAATCTAGCTACCATGATTTTGATAAATTTGTTAAGGAGGAGAGTTCAAGGCCGTTAACTGGACttacgacgccattgtgctctgcgCATCAGATGGGAAGTTGTCGGATGGGTTCAAATCCAAAGGAATCGGCAGTGAATCAAACAGGGGAGACATGGGAAATGGAAGGGCTTTATGTGGCAGATTCAAGTGTGTTCCCTACAGCATTGGGTGTGAATCCAATGATCACTGTTCAGGCTATAGCTTATTGCACAGCACAATCTGTTCTTGAAGTTCTTAGAAGGAAAAGGCGTTGatgaattatatattaaaaaaaaaaaacttttctctGCTTCTGTATCTCCAGTGATCTAGAATGAAAATCTTTGTTCAAATAACACAAGttgagaaaaagaaaattgtaataaCTTTTAAGAGAGTTGTTCAATCATTCTGAGTGTGTAGTGTATTAATGTTTGTTTCGTCATAACATCTTTTAGTTAAAACTTGAGGCTTTAATAGTCAGCTTAAGTTAGTAAAAAGTAGATTTAGACAACCTTCATGTCCTTACATAACACTGAATATTTTTTCTAATCTTATATATTTCAATGGCACATATATGCAGTGAGGGAAACTTGACATCTATATCAAATTGAAATTTAAGATGATAGTGATATACTTTTGGACCAGGTTTAGTAAAAATTTGAGAAGACCATAGCAGATTATCTTTGAAGCTCAAACAATACATTTTCAGTATCAATGAACAAGGCAGCCACATGAGTTTAGAATTCAGATCAGATtaataacataattaataaaaatttcaccatttttttctgctcatattcaaataaaaaagaagcaATATATATAGCATTGACAAGCTACTATTAGCATAAATCTTTTATTATAGTATGAATTATATCCACTGCTAAGGATATGTACAACACCTCAAGAAATAAACATTTGAGACTGAAAAAATGAACAGCTTTTCCttttagaaaagaaagagaatgggAAAAGAGAAAACTATGTCTCAATGGAATAGTTTCTCAATTCTCCAGCTACTGATTGCTATGTATTATAGAAGGTAGTTAGTTGAAAGTAGATATCACATACCAGTTCATGAAcccccaaaaaaaataaaacatgaaCCTGGTGGTGATTTTGCAAGACTGACATCAAGTAACCAAATGTCGaagattaaaaaattatgttaacaTCACACACATAAAAAGTTTGGGCCACTTGTCACTAGAAACGATGAAAGTTTGGGCCACGTCCTCTCCTACCATAACCATAACCTCTTCCCCAATTATTTGAGCCTCTGAAATTCATACCGCGACCACCACCATAGCCAAAATTAGGCCTGTGTTGGAAATTGCCAAACGTCTACAAATAGCAAAGGTCAGAAATACATCAATATCCCATGCAGTTTAAAGGATACTTTCATGGCTAAAAAATTTCAGTTTCTGATGTCTTTACAGACCTCGGTATCCAGTTTTATTCTCTCAGATAAACGGTGTTGTCCATTCCTTCCACTACTCGCAGAGTTGCAGGAAATTGTGTCAAAAAAGTCATCTTTCTTGTATGCAGACTACAAtgagaaaataagaataaaaagtcTGCAATCAAACTTCAAGCATAACTTGATTTACATTACATAACTCAGATGCTTTGACACTTaagtttttgttattaaataagaTTAGCAAATTATGTAACTGGAAAAATTACAGACTTACCTTGGGACTTGGTGTCTTCCCTTGACTGTCTTTGTCGCCTGAACTGATAGAAGAAGCATTGTCATCCACTCCTTCTATGTTCATAGTTGCCTTTCCAAGAGAACCCCATACTTCATCTTTATTGAATTTTTCATTCATGGCCTCAAAATCAAACTCTTCATTGAACTGGGAAGCTATTGAGTGAGGCtgcaaaaaatcaacaaaaaaactcAGTCTTTGAATATTAACCCATTTACAGTTGTAATATGCTTTAATGATTTTATGGTACCCTTATTTTATAAGGATAGCTATACCGATTATATAATCAATCCATGATATTTGATCAcaagttttataaatttttaacagcaaaataataataatagaaaactcTAATACTATGCATCATATCTGTAAGGAGAAGAATACAAGTTTTCTAACCTTTGGCACTAAAGTTGGTAATGGCAGTAGTGGTGCTTGAGACACTATAGAAGGCATCAATACAGAGGAATTAGAAGATGTTGGAATCAAAGAACCCATATCTTTCTGATTAGGGGTCAAATTCTGTGTTAAAGGAGATACATTTTCTCTGGGATGTGCAAATTGATCTGGAGTTAACAAAGATGGAGGTATTGGCAAGGGGCCTGAACTGTAACCTACAAATGAAGAAGGATGATGAAAGGCATGTCCAAGATAAATTGACCTTGGGTCAGGGCAAATTTTTTCAGATATTTGGTTATCAATAGAATTTATTTCTTGGAGAGGTGAAGAAAATGAAGGTATGTTTGATCCATCAAAAGTCATGGGCGTAGGATATGGCATGGGTGCCTTAGTAGGTAAGAGGGAATTAACATCAAGTGAATCAGAAATTTGTAAAGGGTTAGGAGATGGAGAGCGAGTTTGATTTACAAGAGAAGTATTAGTAGAAGATACAGGAAGACCATAGTCTGATAAAGGTGTCCATCCCACTTTGTTAGGAACCTCAGTTTCCGGAGTTTGCATCCAACTTTGGTAAGGTAAAGGTGATGCTACCATTGACGGCAATTGAAGAAGACCGGGATGTAGCAGAGAATTAGAGTTATTGCTTGATATTCCACTGTGTCCGTTCAAATacattgatgtggaaaaggatgGATGACCAGCAATTTGAGTAGCAGCAGACTGATCTGAAGGGTTTAGCTGAGTTGCAGACTGAGATGACAGCAACCCAATAGGGATAGCTTTACTAAACATATCAACACTATCCTGCCTTTGAATAGATTCTGTCGAATTTCTCCCACCAAATGAGGCTGCTGTAGAGTTTAGCTGTGActgtaaatagaaaaaatattagaacAAATCCAAATGCATTGACAAGTCAAAATATGgaaattgttatttattttttaattattgtcatGAAACAGTATTACTTGTATAATAGCTGGATCATTATGTATCTGCTCTTCTGATTTGGCAGATGTTGGGGGAGACTTGATCTGCAAATTCTGAAATGGTAAAATTCATAAGGACATGCACAACTTAGATAACCATACTTGACATGCATACACCACAAGTTCTTGTGACCAAATAGCTCATTCACTACTATTGGTTGAGATtcatatatacatgtatatatatacccACGCTAGAATTAGGTTCACTAGAGGCGAAATGACTAAAAaatttcaaagaactttcatatGATTGTTTCATTAAGTACGATCCATTTAGTCTTATTCTAGGTTATTCTACACTTCCATTTTATCTCTTTGCTATCCCTTAGCTCTTGAAGCTCCATTCATTTAGAAGCTAAGCTTTATCTGTTAGGGTGGAATTTATGGGTTtggaaaaacaaagaagaaaggtTTGACCAAACCTACAGTCATCTGACTTTGTTGATAAAATTTCTCCAAAAAGCTTTTAGCCACATCAACCACACCTCCAACACAACACAATTAAagttttatttttctaagaaaaaaaagaatcaaaagaaaaaatgtaTGCTAAGTGAGCAATCTATTCAAAGTTAAGCAACTCAAGATTGATACTTCACATTATCAAACCAAAAATATCCATATGTTTATTTGTCCATGCTAGTACTAAAACACatatcaattaaataatatttcaaTTACCTTAATGTCATTTCCTCGAAAAAGAATGTATTCATAAACCTTCTCACTTGGAGGAATTTGTGGACCATCTTTTCTTCTCCCCTCTGTTCCATAGGATCTAACTATAATCTCATAACACAGAAGTTTCCATTTTAGATAGAATCGCTAGCAATGAAAAGCTATAAGTGTACAACTTTCAAGGACATGGGTCAAGGAATAAGTTTGCCACATAGTGTCACCTTAAGGTTACAAACCAAATCAGTTGAAAATCTAGTATCAAATTACTAATTCGAATAAGACTTTAATTAAGTGCATAATAAACAATTAATTACTTCCCGCCAACAAGAACGATTTTACAATTGCTTGTTTAAATTAATGCATATTTAATTGAAACATGGTTTAAAAGTTTGCAATTTATTTCCAATGCAGAATCCTTATCCTTATATACTTGTATAACAACAAACAAGAGTTACTCCGTTTCAAACTGCATGATTGATCCATGTCATGTTTCATTCTCCTCCATCACTTGCTTTTAGCATTTGAGTCATacaatcaataaaaatatatgcAAGTAATTTCTGAATCCAAACACTGTAATTCCTCACTTAACGACATTAATCGAAGATAGCATTGCAAAGTTCTTATCCATTGATGCATTCTCAAATTTCATCTTAACCGCTAATCAATATTTCTTCGATTCAacagacattttatcaaacattccTCATCCAAAATTTTGCGTTTGCGGTGGTGAATGAATGTACCGTTCTTCAAGCCGATGGTGGAATCATGAACGTTGAGGAAATAGAGAATGCCCTCGTAACGAATCTCGCTCTTGGAAAGCAAGCTTATGAAGCTTCCTATGTACGAATCACCGGGACTATTCGACGGAGGTCCTTTCACGGCAGATTCAGTCGCCATAGTGCGGCGGTGTCAAAGATCGAATAATCGGAGGATCAAATGAGAAATTAAAAACGGTTATGTTTGGGAGATTAGGGTTATGGCGTAGATCGCCATGTGAATTTATGATATGCTTTGAGAAACGAAAACTAAACATAAAATAGAGGGAAAGTAGTATATGAGATTGTGAGAAGGATAAAATAACTATATAACTAACTAAGTAACCAATAAAAATCGAGATTTTCATTTCATGCTTGCACAACAAGGcattattattagaattttttgtcttcttcccttcttcttttaAACATAAATAGAAATAGGGTTGGAAAGCGGGTTGACCCGTCCCAACTCGTTATGTCCCACTAGGCCCGCATCATAAATAGGACGGGTCAATAGATTAAAAATGCAAGTTCATTTTCGCTTTAtggaataattaaattataataaatattttttactattttttttaatttttaacttcaataaaattgttcaaaataatatttgttaatagaattatctttattttaaaaaataagtcacataatttgagcatatatacgaaattataaaataaaataaataaagttattagctgaaaaaaatgaaaacaaaaaatgaaaaaaagtgtttgaaaatgatataattattaattttataatagtaatcactcttttatttaacaaaaaaataaaaataaaaatttttgtcccGGCGGGCCGGCCCGTCCCGCCTTGCCAAAAATTCGCAATTTTGGCGGTGCGagtttggtaattttttttttaatttgacggtTTCAGATTGTATCCCGACCTGCCTTTTTTAGCGGCTTCGATCCGTTTTGCCACTCTTAGAAAATAGTAGCGGTTATTTATTTGTATatcaaaatcaactattaaatcAGTTTAAAATACATGTataatttagtatatttttaatatatattttatattttaaaatatactataaataataactgattttagtgtatacttaatataattattgataaatcaacaaatatataaaatgtgttttattataatattttgttagaaaaaaatGGCTGTTTTACAAAAACTTATTAAATATATGATTAATTACAATATTTcacatttcaatatatatttatttttatatcgaATTGATTTTTGGTGTATACAACATTTTTCTATATCCCTATATATAGAGGGTCtgttttcaattaaaaaattatataaatttttaaataagaaaaaaaattgagacttacaattttttctttcttttcatttgctGAATTTGAAACAAATGACCCGCACAATAATTCACTTGTTAAACTATATTATAAAGATTTCAttaattaatctatttttttggtAGAGTATTAATTAATCTGTTCAATAAATTGAAGTTAAATCCTAAGATCTTGTAATTAGTTTGAGTTGATTTAGTCGttagtttattagtttatttaaataaatattagttaacgataaatttttaaatagattttAGATTTGTAACGAATTAGTCTTTTAACTAATGTGATGAGATtcgtagaaaaaaaaaatcctatattttgatttcttaatttttttagggGGGGAGGGAGTTTcaggatttttaaatttttgtcaatTGGGACGGGGAAGGGGATAGATCATAGATGTGatcctttttctttttgggtGTGGAACTTCTCTTTTTGGAAAGGTAGAAAAGGCTTAaaatccagaaaaaaaaaaaactcattctGAGAACCCATTTATTGCTGCTAGGCCAATCAACCTTAGTTGTACACTAATTCGAATAACAAATATTTAGTTCTGGGAAGTGGGAATTCCTAAATTTGATCTTGGCCCGTGTACTTTGGATTTAgacatttttgggtttttttcctcaaacacatttaaaaaaaagaaaagtatggaaagctaatgaaatatttgtacaatgcgtATAATagaggtttagggagtattagagatataatcattagtgttacttttTTCATCAACGAATATCTGGGataagtggtatcatgacatagtATTAGAACTTTAAATCCGAAATGTCAAGAGTTTGATCCTTGGTAAACTCCAAAATCAGTAATTTTATgatatgagatgtttattatccctagtattcGGATAATTATTCTGAATATTATGAGTGATGTTCATCTTGTAACTCATATAGCCCATTATACACATTATTCATCTTGTAACTCATATAACCCATTGTCCCTAACaggacttaaaaaaaaaaaaacccagcaTATGATCCCAACTTTTCAAGCACCTAGAAAtgtccaaaaacaaaagaaagtaaTAAGGTTCCCGAATTTCGTAAGTGATCCTTTTATCTTTagtgagttaatactcaaaatagcTCCTGAAATTTGACCCTGATTTAATTTAGCCCTCACGGTTTTAATTGACTCTAATTGTACTCTGAAATTTTGACCCACGCCTTAATTTGACCCTTCCGTCGTTTTCCGTCATCGGAGAGCTGACCTGGCAAATTTGGTTGACACCTGGCACtatcaaaacgacgtcgtttaactCTTGGTGCCCAAATTGTttagaaacgacgtcgtttgacATGAAAAAGGGGTTAATACCAACACCCAAACGTTAACCCCTTGAAAATGAAACCCCCTCCTTTTTCCTCCTCCTCCATTCATATACGTACCCTCAGAGAAAAATCATGGGTGTCGCTGTAACTAAAGTTTGAAGCTTTTCTTACTTGTTTCACCTTCATTATAGAGACTAATTGCTTGGGAATCACCCATCCCTTCAAAAACAGGTTAGTAACAAAATCGTTACTCTCAACATACGATGTTCTGTTTTTTACAAAATATTGCATGagacttgttcttcatttttttcgCTCTATTTCATCAGTGAAACTTTGGGGGACTTTGGTTGATTACGGTTGTTGATGATGGTAGAGTTATTGTATTCGTTGCTCTCAACAACGATGCTCTGTTTTTTGCAAAATGTTGCATGAATcttattcttcatttttttcgcTCTATTTCATCAGTGAAACTTTGGGAGACTTTGGTTGATTACGGTTGTTGACGATGGTAGAGTTCTTGTATGCTagggtttaatttttttgtatgtaTGTGGCTGTGATCAACTGAattctatatttttttgtaaCGCAATCATTGATTCTTCATATTCCATTTTAAAATGATAATCTTACTCCTTCATATTCCATTTTAATTGAGAATTGATTCTATTATTTGTTGCAAAATATTAGCTTTTAATTTGATATTCTAGCTGCGCAATTCTAgttagtttgtttatttattctttttaattaatttttcattgGAAAACTATATAATTTAATGGTAGACTCATGCTGTATGTCATTCAATATATTCTTGTTACCTTTTGATCATTTTAAATCTAATAGATACAATAATCTATACGGTGAAATTGATGAGATGTGGTATAAAACAACCAAATAATTTTTGCATATCTTTGAGAAATTGCATTGATCTATGAAATACATGTGAGATTTGGTGAGGTGACTGAAAATGCTTCATTAACATTACATCTTGCTGTTGATAATGCACAAGCTTCAGATATTATATTTACCCAACCCACTTACTCACAGTCACAAAATCAATAACAGGTAGTGattgatttttaatatttgataaaTTGTTGACCAGTTTGTAACTATTTATCATACATGGTTAAATATTTTTTGGATCCAATTGATTGATGTTTTTTGGTTAAATGGTTTctaatatttctaattttttcagCCTAACAATCTCTTTTAAACTAACATTTTTAGTTGGATCATTTACAATTGACCTCACCTTTGATGCATACCTAAATTATCATTAAAACATAAAGCAATTTTGTTaggcaatttttttttaatatatgataaaaaggataaaaaaaagtaGTTGATATACATAAGAGAGTTATGAGTTTCATCGAAGTTATACTGTGTATTATCAGTTcggtttgatttggttttgaactaaAAACCAACCGAACCAATATGTTTGATTTTTACAAATACATAATCGTTCGATTTACTGTTTTTACAACAATTGAATTGAATCGAATTAACAATCGTTTGGTTTGgtcggttttttttatttttaattcgtaATGAGCAGAATAAGAATCACAATCACTAGAGATTTAAAATAGTCCATAAACTGAGATAAAACAAAGGTACATCACattcaaatttaatatattttcaatTCATTCTAAtaactaaacataaaacaaacacaCAAATAAGCATAAAACAAACGCACTTAAAAATGGCTAACAAATACAATCTTAAAACTAAACAAACCAACAAACACACTTAGCAATTAAATAACAACTAAACCAGCTCATGGTTAATTTAAATCCACATTAGATTCATCTACAGTTGGTGCAATTTctacaaaacaaaataaagaaatcaatataaattataaattataaatcaatGCGCATAAATTATGTAAgaaacttcaattttttttttgcatacctAATTCAAGTTTCTCAACCTCCTCAATAAGTTTCTCAAAATCAGTTGTCATTGGAGAAGCAAATGAACAACAATAtagataaaaataacaaataaacaatAATATAACCGACACCAACAACCAAAAATATACTAACTAGCAACAATAAGAATTACAATAAATTGAacaataaattagataaaaaaaactaGCAACAACAACCAAGAAGTACTAACGAGCAACAACAATAAGAATCACAACAAAAtttattgaacaattttttttgtcttaagTTATTGCAGTTTTAAATGCTCTCAAACAAACTGATGAAATAgcattcaaaataaaatacaagagGGCAGATGCATAGCCAAAAGAACCATAAATCAAGAACTATGTAGCTAAAGATGTTACACGCAGATAAAAAGGGAGTGAATTAAATTGATTTGAATAATGAATTGTTAAAGAAACTTTACACCTTTTAAAAATGCCAAAATATAGATTCTATGTTTCTGACACACTAATAGACATCTTATACATAGCCAGAAAGATTTAAcactatatatgttaatatatAGTGTTGTGCC
Coding sequences within it:
- the LOC112800185 gene encoding long-chain-alcohol oxidase FAO4A-like, translating into MEENKNIISSKNNSSFRLGLGSKDHSVIELGSIDTQRLLLEGGGGEMREKQKPLKNTLNQRQMKTLIALCDTILPSINHNNLHAFSDQSLANFYKTSASMAGTPQHVGGVISERLKHPLTRLLKIGLWILSTWIGTLILCGMPCLSNKFPFIQSFPDLPLHKRQKILQSWSLSYFHHLRMLFRTIKLLTLHVFFTQVDESEDNSSWKAIGYCGPDPEFKSQLKDHFLQGKSRGREEENDDDDVENAIGPLYKGLVHLNNPRDITVDALRRHGFGVSMIRRKPKVAPKLCSPSLVIQCDAVVVGSGSGGGVVAGVLAKAGYKVLVLEKGGYSARNNLTLLEGPTMDQMYLNGGMVATDDMSVLILSGSTVGGGSAINWSACIKTPDHVCKEWSDEHHLELFESDLYKEAMEVVCESMGVQSDIEDEGFNNAVLRKGCQEMGYPVSNIPRNSPSDHYCGWCCLGCKDGKKKGTSETWLVDLVKSGNGAILPGCEAIKVLHKKKRGKDRKIASGVAFEFEYRGAKDICVVESKVTIVACGALSTPELLKRSGLKNDNIGKNLHLHPVTMAWGYFPDKPSSEVWPEAEKRSFEGGIMTAMSPVVAEFEKSGYGAVIQTPSLHPGMFSIVMPWVSGTDIKDRMRKFSRTAHIFALARDKGSGTVDSPARISYHMEDLDEHNLQMGVEKILRILAAAGAEEIGTHHVNGRKLNVKQSSYHDFDKFVKEESSRPLTGLTTPLCSAHQMGSCRMGSNPKESAVNQTGETWEMEGLYVADSSVFPTALGVNPMITVQAIAYCTAQSVLEVLRRKRR
- the LOC112800186 gene encoding protein decapping 5-like, translating into MATESAVKGPPSNSPGDSYIGSFISLLSKSEIRYEGILYFLNVHDSTIGLKNVRSYGTEGRRKDGPQIPPSEKVYEYILFRGNDIKNLQIKSPPTSAKSEEQIHNDPAIIQSQLNSTAASFGGRNSTESIQRQDSVDMFSKAIPIGLLSSQSATQLNPSDQSAATQIAGHPSFSTSMYLNGHSGISSNNSNSLLHPGLLQLPSMVASPLPYQSWMQTPETEVPNKVGWTPLSDYGLPVSSTNTSLVNQTRSPSPNPLQISDSLDVNSLLPTKAPMPYPTPMTFDGSNIPSFSSPLQEINSIDNQISEKICPDPRSIYLGHAFHHPSSFVGYSSGPLPIPPSLLTPDQFAHPRENVSPLTQNLTPNQKDMGSLIPTSSNSSVLMPSIVSQAPLLPLPTLVPKPHSIASQFNEEFDFEAMNEKFNKDEVWGSLGKATMNIEGVDDNASSISSGDKDSQGKTPSPKSAYKKDDFFDTISCNSASSGRNGQHRLSERIKLDTETFGNFQHRPNFGYGGGRGMNFRGSNNWGRGYGYGRRGRGPNFHRF